The segment ACGAGGAGTTACGCCTCAGGCTCCAAGAAACTCAAGCTCAAGCCAGCACTAGTAAGGTACAGAAACTCATTCCTACCTGCTGTACTGGTGCTAATTTCTCTCCATCCTCTTTTATGTTCAATACTAAGATGATTTCAAAGATTCAAGAAATCACTGATAGACTGAATAGTTTGAACACTCGAAGAAGTAGTTTGGGGTTGAGTGAGATCATGTCTCAAGGCGCAACTTCCAAGGGAAAGAAACCAAGGCTGCAACCAACTTCCTTGATGGATGGAGCTGTGGAGTATGTTGGTAGAGCCAATGAGAAGCAAGAAATGCTTGAGTTGCTCAAAAGTAACAACTCCGATGGAGTTTGTGTCCTTTCCATCGTTGGCATGGGAGGCATGGGGAAAACAACTCTTGCTCAGCTTGTTTACAATGATCCCAGCATTAAGGAGTCTTTTGATCACAAGGCCTGGGTTTGTGTTTCTGATGAATTTGATGCAGTTAATATAACTAAGACAATTTTACAGTCCATCACTTCTGAGCCATGCACTTACAATGACCTGAATTTAATTCAAGTCAAGTTGAAGGAGAATTTATCTGGAAAAAGGTTCTTGCTTGTTTTAGATGACATTTGGAACGAGAGTTACACTGATTGGACCATCTTACGGGCTCCATTTGAAGCAGGAACCAAGATTATTGTAACAACTCGACTCGAAAAGGTTTCATCTAATGTGGATTCGGTGAAAGCTTTTTATTTGGATAAACTCTCGTATCATGATTGTTTATCCATATTTGCTCAGCATGCATTGAAAGCAAGAAACTTTGATGGGCATCTCCAATTTAAAGAAGTTGGTGAGAACATAGTGAGAAGGTGCAACGGCTTACCTTTGGCAGCAAAAGCCATTGGAAGCTTATTACGCACAGTTAAGGATCATAGTGAATGGGGAAAGAATATATGAGAGCGAGATATGGAACCTACCAGAAGATCCATGTGGCATAATTCCTGCTTTGCGATTAAGCTATCATTATCTTCCTCCGCATCTGAAACGATGCTTTGCATACTGCTCCATATTTCCTAAAGATTATGAATTCGAAGAAGAAGAGATAATCTTGTTATGGAGAGCAGAAGGTTTCCTGCAACCAAAAGCTAAAACTCAAGCCAAAGGACTTGGAAACCAATATTTTCAAGATCTAGTGTCGGGGTCATTTTTTCAAATATCTAGTAAAGATAAATCCCGTTTCGTGATGCATGATCTTATGAATGATTTATCTCAATTAGTTGCAGGAGAAATATGTTGCAAACTGGAGGGAGATAAGCAACAAAATTTTTCACACCGCTCTCGTCATTCGTCTTATGTTTTTGATGATCCGTTTCACAGTGTAAAGAAGTTTGAAGCATTTTATCAAACAACTTGTTTACGTAGTTTCCTACGCCTAATGCCTCCAAGATATGGGAATTCCTATTTAACTAATGTTGTCTTGGAAGATTTGTTGCCAAGACTTAGCTACTTAAGGGTTCTTTCTTTGTCTGGGTATTTGATCTATGATTTGCCCgacttttttgaaaatttaaaacttcTACGATACTTAAATTTGTCCACAACTGCAATTACATGTTTACCTGATTCTTTGTGTACTCTTTATCATTTGGAGACTTTACTATTAAGAAATTGTTCAAGGCTCAAAAATTTACCCTCTAAGATCGGAAACCTTGTCAACTTGCATTTTCTTGATATTAGAGGTGCGGATTCAATGGAAAAGATGCCCTCCGGATTTGATCAGCTAATCAAGCTTCAAACTTTATCTGATTTTGTTATAGGGGAAGGTGATGGACATCTTATTAGAGAACTGAAAATTTTGTCGAACCTTAGAGGTAATTTTTGTCTTTCTGGGTTGGAGAATGTTAATGGTCAAGATGCGAGGGAAGCTAAGTTAAATGAGAAGCTAGGGATTGATGTGTTAGAACTACGATGGGGTACATACTTGGAGAATAATACAAGGAAAAAAGAAGTTGAAGAGCGGGTGCTAGAATTTCTTTGTCCTCAGAAAAAGCTTAAGCAACTCATCATTGCGAATTACGGTGGTGCAAAATTCTCGACTTGGATAGGAAATCCTTCCTTCCAGAA is part of the Gossypium arboreum isolate Shixiya-1 chromosome 5, ASM2569848v2, whole genome shotgun sequence genome and harbors:
- the LOC108485864 gene encoding putative disease resistance RPP13-like protein 1; protein product: MSFIGEAALSAFLELLSGKLVDYVLNFVADHRQVHKQFKQWQSILPEIKAVLKHAEEKQIKDEDEGVKNWLDDLQDLAYDVDDILDEFAYEELRLRLQETQAQASTSKVQKLIPTCCTGANFSPSSFMFNTKMISKIQEITDRLNSLNTRRSSLGLSEIMSQGATSKGKKPRLQPTSLMDGAVEYVGRANEKQEMLELLKSNNSDGVCVLSIVGMGGMGKTTLAQLVYNDPSIKESFDHKAWVCVSDEFDAVNITKTILQSITSEPCTYNDLNLIQVKLKENLSGKRFLLVLDDIWNESYTDWTILRAPFEAGTKIIVTTRLEKVSSNVDSVKAFYLDKLSYHDCLSIFAQHALKARNFDGHLQFKEVGENIVRRCNGLPLAAKAIGSLLRTVKDHSEWGKNI